One Leishmania panamensis strain MHOM/PA/94/PSC-1 chromosome 24 sequence genomic region harbors:
- a CDS encoding RNA methyltransferase, putative (TriTrypDB/GeneDB-style sysID: LpmP.24.2310), with amino-acid sequence MFFATFKRLTQKDFDAWGYHIHWPQNEILSPLTGNVNFVVEDIKFASNAWSLLRLAMFFGVKHPKVLSNMTKTTPSMDIMRSANRLFFMHSRVNANLNKTKVKIALTPTHPCAFPVQELAWNKHRDFTGRQSAGVELVLGMENGLSQKVVEECDLCMYIPQYGSIGSLSMISALAIAAHSTWREAVQDESNTSHISIAPQRASHGHKPLSNSPHRVQHSLPHEMDLLGFSNAAIKAILKERRQSYDLQLSVLMYNELGDRNIGAVIRNANVFNCEYVAVVNRRRFNRRGALGTQKLLDVHFFATVDEDAARELFEGYEVWLLYPYYPNLLIYEAGRKGDAAYNLLTFLRHEDPVLQAWGATQHQLTSEHPLVVRYPHLCQQVVFLDDDKSLASCVQDVKRRKLRGILLAVPEEGCSPHPCLCKLSHRVVYVTSPSHLPHQTQRGLNPALSTAIALERLRCATEGL; translated from the coding sequence ATGTTCTTTGCCACCTTTAAGCGGCTTACTCAGAAGGATTTTGACGCATGGGGCTACCACATTCATTGGCCTCAAAATGAAATTCTGTCTCCCCTCACCGGAAATGTCAACTTTGTTGTTGAAGATATCAAATTCGCTAGCAATGCATGGAGTCTACTGCGACTTGCCATGTTTTTTGGTGTAAAGCACCCCAAAGTATTGAGCAACATGACCAAGACAACGCCGTCGATGGACATTATGCGGTCTGCTAATCGCTTGTTCTTTATGCACTCTCGTGTTAACGCTAATCTGAATAAGACCAAAGTCAAGATTGCTCTCACACCTACCCATCCTTGTGCATTCCCAGTTCAAGAACTCGCCTGGAATAAACACCGAGATTTCACTGGGCGCCAGTCAGCCGGTGTCGAGCTGGTTCTGGGAATGGAAAACGGACTCTCACAAAAGGTCGTGGAGGAGTGTGACCTTTGCATGTACATTCCCCAGTATGGCTCTATCGGCTCACTGTCCATGATCTCTGCTCTCGCCATAGCGGCCCATTCAACATGGCGTGAAGCTGTGCAGGACGAGAGCAACACTTCTCATATCAGCATTGCGCCCCAACGCGCTTCCCATGGCCACAAGCCACTATCGAATAGCCCACATCGAGTGCAGCACTCGCTTCCGCATGAGATGGACTTACTAGGTTTCAGTAACGCGGCGATCAAAGCCATACTCAAGGAAAGGCGCCAGAGCTACGACCTCCAGCTGAGTGTGCTCATGTATAACGAACTTGGAGACCGCAACATCGGTGCCGTCATCAGGAATGCCAATGTGTTCAACTGTGAGTATGTCGCTGTCGTGAATCGAAGGCGGTTCAACAGACGTGGTGCTCTTGGTACACAGAAGCTTCTCGATGTTCACTTCTTTGCAACTGTAGACGAAGATGCAGCCCGAGAACTTTTCGAGGGCTACGAAGTGTGGCTTTTGTATCCATACTACCCAAACCTTCTCATTTACGAAGCtgggagaaagggagacgCCGCATACAATTTATTAACCTTCCTGCGACACGAGGACCCGGTGCTACAGGCGTGGGGCGCCACCCAGCACCAGCTCACCAGCGAGCATCCACTTGTAGTGCGTTACCCTCACCTTTGTCAACAGGTAGTCTTTCTAGATGACGACAAGTCCCTTGCCTCCTGTGTGCAAGATGTAAAGCGCAGAAAGCTTCGTGGTATTCTGCTGGCCGTGCCCGAGGAGGGATGCTCCCCTCACCCGTGTTTGTGCAAGCTCAGCCATCGGGTGGTGTATGTCACAAGTCCGTCACACCTCCCTCACCAGACACAGCGTGGACTGAACCCAGCGCTTTCCACCGCGATTGCACTTGAGCGATTACGATGCGCCACTGAGGGACTCTGA